The following DNA comes from Massilia sp. KIM.
CGCGGTGCGCGACAGCGTGCTGGCGGTGGCCGACGAGGGCCAGCCGCAAGGCGACACCGAGCACATGCTGGTCTCGAACACCAGTCTCGAACACTTCCGGATGATCCTGACCCGCGCCGTGCCCGGCGCCGGCCGCGTGCACCTGACGGCCCAGGAGCTGTCGCAGCTGCAGCTGCGCGCCGGCGACGAAGTGCGTACCCTGACACTCAACCCAAGGAAGAACGTCCATGGCTAACCTCTCGAATTACATCAACGGCGAGTGGCTCGCCGGCAGCGGCGCGGAGCTCGCCACCATCGATCCCTCGACCGGCCGCCAGACCTGGACCAGCAAGGAATCCACGGCGCAGGACGTGCAGCGCGCCGCCCAGGCCGCCCGCGACCGATTCGAGGCATGGGCGCTGACCCCGCTGGAAGAGCGCATCGCCATCTGCGCGCGCTTTCGCGACCTGCTGAAGGAGCACGGCGAGGAGCTGGCCGCCATCATCGCCGAGGAAGTCGGCAAGCCGCTGTGGGAAGCGCGCACCGAGGTGGCGACCATGGCCAACAAGATCGACATCTCGGTCCAGTCCTACCACGCGCGCACTGGCGAGAGCGCCGCCAAGGTCGCCGACGGCAACGCCGTGCTGCGCCACCGCCCGCACGGCGTGTTCGCCGTGTTCGGCCCCTACAACTTCCCTGGCCACCTGCCCAACGGCCACATCGTGCCGGCCCTGATCGCCGGTAACACCGTGGTGTTCAAGCCCAGCGAATACGCGCCGCGCACCGCGGTCAAGACCGTGCAGCTGTGGCAGCAGGCCGGCCTGCCGGCCGGCGTGCTGAACCTGGTCAACGGCGGCCGCGACACCGGCGTGGCCCTGGGCCAGAACCCGCTGATCGACGGCGTGCTGTTCACCGGCAGCAGCCAGACCGGCGCCGCCCTGCACCGGCAGTTCGGCGGCCAGCCGGGCAAGATGCTGGCGCTGGAAATGGGCGGCAACAATCCCCTGGTGGTCTGGGACCTTAAGGACACGCCCAAGGACATCGACGCCGCGGTGCACCACGCCGTGATGTCGGCCTTCATCTCGGCCGGCCAGCGCTGCACCTGCGCGCGCCGCCTGATCGTCCAGGACGGCCCCCAGGGCCAGGCCTTCCTCGACCGCCTGGTCGAGGTGGCGTCCAAACTCCAGGTCGGCCCCTCGAACGCCGACCCGCAGCCCTTCATGGGCCCGGTGGTCTCGAGCGCCGTGGCCGCGCGCCTGGTCCAGGCCCAGGCCGACATGGCGGCCAAGGGCGGCAAGATCCTGCTGCAGATGCGCCAGCCCGACCCGAACGCCGGTTTCGTCAGCGCCGGCATCGTCGACACCACCGACGCCCAGGGCATCCCGGACGAAGAGTGGTTCGGCCCGCTGCTCCAGGTGATCCGCGTGAAGGACTTCGACGCCGCCCTGCGGGTGGCCAACGCCACCGAATACGGCCTGGCCGCGGCGCTGCTCTCGCCCTCCGAAGCGCTGTGGAAGCGCTTCGCCGTGATGGCGCGCGCCGGCATCGTCAACTGGAACCGGCCGACCACCGGCGCGGCCAGCTCGGCGCCCTTCGGCGGCGTGGGCAAGTCGGGCAACCATCGCCCGAGCGCCTATTACGCTGCCGATTACTGCGCCTATCCCGTGGCCTCGATCGAGACCGCCGACCTTGAAATGCCGGCCAAGCTGTCGCCCGGCCTGATGTTCTGAACCTATGCTGAACGCACGCGAATACAACTTCGACGGCCTGGTGGGGCCGTCGCACAACTACGCCGGCCTGTCCTTCGGTAACGTGGCCTCCTTTAACAATGTGCGCAGCGCCTCGAATCCGCGCCAGGCCGCCCTCCAGGGCCTGGCCAAGATGCGCGAACTGGCCGCGCGTGGCTACGCGCAGGCGGTGATGCCGCCCCAGGGCCGGCCCAACTTCCGCCTGCTGCGCCGCCTGGGCTTCTCGGGCACCGACGCCGACGTGCTGGCGCGCGCCTGGCGCGAAGCGCCGGTGATCCTGGCCTGCGCCTACTCGGCCGCGCCGATGTGGACCGCCAACGCCGCCACTGTCAGCCCCTCGGCCGACACCCTGGACGGCCGCGTGCACTTCACCGCCGCCAACCTGAACAACAAGCTGCACCGCTCGGAAGAGTACGTGCAGGCGACGCGCACCCTGCGCGCCATCTTCGGCAACGGCGACCGCTTCGTGGTGCACGACGCGCTGCCGCCGGTGCCTGCCTTCGGCGACGAGGGCGCGGCCAACCACACCCGCTTCGCCGCCGGCCACGGCGCCGCCGGGGTCGAGTTCTTCGTCTACGGCCGCGTCGAGTTCGACCCGTCGGCCCCGGCGCCGAAGAAATACCCGGCGCGCCAGACCCTGGAAGCCTCGCAGGCCATCGCGCGCCTGCACGGCCTGGACCCGGCGCGCACCGTGTTCGCCTCGCAGAACCCGGACGTGATCGACCAGGGCGTGTTCCACAACGACGTGATCGCGGTCGGCAACGGCAACGTCCTGTTCTACCACGAGCAGGCCTTCGCCGATGAAGCCGGCACCGTGGACGCGCTGCGCCGCGCCCTGGCCGGGGTCGAGGCCGACCTGGTCCCGGTGCGCGTGGCGGGCAGCCAGGTGCCGGTCGCCGACGCCGTCGCCAGCTACCTGTTCAACAGCCAGCTCCTGACCCGCGCCGACGGCCGCATGGCCCTGGTGGTGCCGCACGAGTGCCGCGAGAACGCGGCGGTGTCGTCCTACCTGAACGGCATGGTCGGCAGTGGCGGCCCGATCGAGGAGCTGGTCGAGTTCGACCTGCGCCAGAGCATGCGCAATGGCGGCGGCCCGGCCTGCCTGCGCCTGCGCGTGGTGCTGACCGAGGAGGAAGCGGCCGCCATGCACGGCGGCGTGATCATGACCGAGACCCTGTACGCCCGGCTGGTGGCCTGGGTCGAGAAGCATTACCGCGACCGCATCGAGCCGAAGGACCTGGCCGACCCGCAGCTGGCGATCGAATGCGCGGCGGCGCTCGAAGAGCTGACCCGTATCCTCGAGCTGCCCGGCCTGTACGACCTGTCGTGAGGACGGATCCGCCTTGCGGACGGGATGACCCGGCCCGCGCGGCGTGATCTAATAACGGATTGGGGCCGCGCTGAAGGCCGGCCCACGGAATTCGGACGGGACACCCCCGTCCCCATAAAGCAGGGCTGCGCCAGGCCACAAGCCGGAGCGCGCCCCGCATACAAACTTTGGAGAAGCAAATGAAAGACATGCCTCAAGATCTGCGCAACCAGACGCTCGCGCTGGTCAACGCAAACCCCGCCGCCGGCGGCGGTTCCGGACAAGTGAGCGCCCTGATCGGCGCCTGGCTCGGATCGCTCGACGACGAAGACCTCGCCGGCACCGCGCCGGAAAGCCTGGCCCCGGTGCTGTGGGAAGGCTTCACGCAACTGGCCCAGCGCCAGGGTCCGGGCTGCCAGATCGCGAAGATGCGCTATTCGGACGGCCGCGGCTGCATGGCGACCGCCCTGCTGATCCTGAATGACGACATGCCCTACCTGGTCGATTCCTTCGTGATCGCCCTGCGCAAGGAGCGCCAGGTCGCCGCCGGCGTGATGAACGCCGTGGTGCCGGTGCGCCGCGACGCCGGCGGCGTCGTCACCGCCGTCGGCGAAGCCGGCGCGCCGCTGGAATCGATCGTGCTGATCCTGATGAGCGACGAGCTCGATTTCGGCGAACTCGACTCCCTGACCGCGCGCATCCGCATGGTCGCCAGCGACGCCGCCACCGTGCATCGCGACGCCGTCGCCATGGGCGACCGCATGACCGCCGTGGCCGCGGCCGCCGCCGCCGCCGGCACCCCGGAAGGCCAGGAAGCGGCCGCCTTCCTCGAATGGGCCAAGAACGAAGGCTTCGAGCCCTTCGGCTACGCCTACTACGTGGTCAAGCCGGGCGCGCGTGAACTCGAGCGCGACATCCCGAGCCGCATCGGCGTGCTGAAGGACACCACCCACCCGGTCTACGGCACCTGCCTGGCCAACATCCCGGGCGACTTCGAGACCCTGTCGCGCCGCGCCGACACCCTGTCGATCGTCAAGGCCGACGTCGAAGGCACCCTGCACCGCGACCAGCCGCTCGACTTCATCGGCGTGCGCGACACCGACGCCCAGGGCAAGATCCTGGGCGAGCACTGCTTCATCGGCCTGTTCACCCGCGCCGCCACCCTGACCCCGCTGGCGCGCCTGCCCTTCGCGCGCGGCCGCGTGGCCAAGGTGCTGTCGATCGCCGGCGTGCGCCAGGAAGGCTTCCGCGCCGAGAAGTTCGTCGAGATCCTCGAATCGCTGCCGCGCACCGAAGCCCTGGAAGCCGAGCCGGAATGGCTGGCCCAGGTGTGCAGCGCGGTGGTCTCGCTGTACAAGCAGCCGCGCCCGAAAGTGTTCGCGCGCCGCGACGTCTACCGCCGCCACCTGAACGTGCTGGTCTACCTGCCGCGCGAGCGCTACAGCGCCGCGGTCGGCTCCGCCCTGGCCCAGGCCCTGCAGGACAGCTCGGGCGCGCGTGAAGTGCGCGTGCAGCCGCTGGTGGCCGACGGCCCGCTGGCCCGCGTCTACCTGATCGCCCACGCCGCGCGCTACCCGCTCGACCTGGAAACCGACATCCAGCAACCGCTGCTGTCGGTGCTGGACGGCTGGCACGACCGCTTCTCGCTGCTGACCAATGGCGTCGAGGACGGCGCCGAGCGCAGCGCCCTGCGCAAGCTGGGCGCGACCCTGCCGGTCAGCTTCGTCACCGCCACCTCGCCGGAAACCGCCTTCCGCGACCTCCAGGCCGTGCTCAGGAACGGCCAGCCGAACCACGTCACCGTGCGCATCGAGACCGGCGGCGGCAACGGCGAGGACGCCTCGATCCGCCTGTATTCGGGCGAGACCGTGCCTTCGCTGTCGCGCATCCTGCCGGCCTTGCAGAACGCCGGCATCGCGGTCGACCGCGAACAGACCTGGACCATCAAGACCGCCGACGGCGTGCGCCACAACGTGACCGCGCTGGCCGTGGACGACGAGAGCGGCGCCAAGCTGATCAAGCCGGGCATCGTGAGCGTGGCCGAAGAGCTGTTCACCGCGCTGTTCAACAACGAAGCCGAAGACGGCCGCATGAACGGCCTGACCATCGAAGGCGGCCTGTCGCTGCGTGAGGTGCAGCTGGTGCGCGCCTACATCAGCTACTGGCGCCAGCTGGGCTCGAAGTTCTCGGTGCGCTACATGGCCGAGACCCTGCGCACCCAGCCGGCCCTGGTGAAGGATTTCGTGACCGGCTTCCTGCTGCGCTTCGACCCGAGCCTGGGCGAATCCGAGCGCGCCGCCGGCACCGCCAAGCTGGCCTCCCTGAAGGCCGGCCTGTCGAGCGTGAACCACGCCGACACCGAGGAAATCATGGCGGCCCTGGTCGACCTGGCCCTGGCCACCGTGCGCACCAACTACTTCCAGAACGACGGCGAAAAGATGATTTTCAAGGTCGACACCAGCAACCTGGCGCTGGCTCCGGAACCGCGTCCCTACCGCGAGATCTACGTGTTCTCGCGCCGCTTCGAGGGCGTGCACCTGCGCGGCGGCCCGGTGGCGCGCGGCGGCCTGCGCTGGTCGGACCGCATGGAAGACTACCGCACCGAGGTGCTGGGCCTGGTGAAGGCGCAGATGGTCAAGAATGCGGTCATCGTGCCGGCCGGCTCCAAGGGCGGCTTCGTGTGCAAGCAGATGCCGAAGGACGCCGCGCGTGAAGTGGTGGCGGCCGAGGGCGAAGCAGTCTACCGCCTGTTCATCGCCAGCCTGCTGGAAGTGACCGACAACCGCGTGCGCGGCGCCGTCGTGCCGCCGGAAGCGACCGTGCGCTACGACCAGGACGACCCCTACCTGGTGGTGGCGGCCGACAAGGGCACCGCGACCTTCTCCGACATCGCCAACAGCATCGCCGTCAAGCGCGGCTTCTGGCTGGGCGACGCCTTCGCCTCGGGCGGCTCGAACGGCTACGACCACAAGAAGATGGGCATCACCGCCAAGGGCGCCTTCGAGGCGGTCAAGCGCCACTTCTACGAACTGGGCCACGACCTGAACACCACCCCGATCACCGTGGTCGGCGTGGGCGACATGTCGGGCGACGTGTTCGGCAACGGCGTGCTGCTGTCGCGCCAGCTCAAGCTGGTGGCGGCCTTCGACCACCGCCACATCTTCCTCGACCCGACCCCGGACGTCGAAGTCTCGTTCAAGGAGCGCCAGCGCATGTTCGCCCTGCCGCGTTCGTCCTGGGAAGACTACGACAAGAGCCTGATCTCGCAGGGCGGCGGCGTGTTCCCGCGTTCCGCCCGCTCGATCGAGCTGAGCCCGCAGGTGCGCGCCGCCCTCGACATCGAAGAAACCGTGCTCGCGCCGGAAGAGCTGATGCACCGCATCCTGAAGGCGCCGGTCGACCTGTTCTACAACGGCGGCATCGGCACCTACATCAAGTCCTCGAACGAGACCCACGCCCAGGTGAAGGACCGCGCCAACGACCGCATCCGCGTCAACGGCAACGAACTGCGCTGCAAGGTGGTGGCCGAAGGCGGCAACCTGGGCGCGACCCAGGCCGGCCGCATCGAGTTCGCGCTGGCGGGCGGCCGCATCTTCACCGATGCGATCGACAACTCGGCCGGCGTGGACTGCTCGGACCACGAGGTCAACATCAAGATCTGGCTGGACACCGAAGTCAACATGGGCAAGCTGGGCGAAGCCGACCGTAACCGCATCCTGAACGAGATGACCGGCGCGGTGGAAGACCTGGTCCTGCGCGACAACACCCTGCAGACCCACCTGCTGACCCGCGAGGCCCAGGCCCAGGCCAACGCCTCGGTGGTCGACGGCTACACCGCCCTGATCGCCAACCTGGAATCGGAAGGCGCGGTCTCGCGCGAGCTGGAACAGCTGCCGAGCGACGCCGAGCTGGCGCGCCGCAAGTCGCTGGGCCTGGGCCTGACCGCTCCGGAACTGGCGGTAGTGATCGCCAACGTCAAGAACCGCTTCAAGCGCACCCTGTCGGCGCTCGACCTGACCTCGGAATCCTGGGCCCAGTCGCTGCTGCGTCCTTACTTCCCGGCGCAGCTGGTCGCCACCCGCGACCCGCTCGACCACCCGCTGGCCAACGCCATCCTGGCCACCGTGCTGGCCAATGAGGCGGTCAACCGCTGCGGTCCGCTGATGCTGCGCGACCTGGCGGCCGAGCACCGCGTGGACGAGACCGAAGTGGTCAAGGCCTGGGCCCGCGCCTGGTCGGCGCTGCACCTGGCGCCGGTCTTCGACGCCCTCGACGCCGACGCCCTGAAGGTGCCGCGCGAGGTCTCGATGGCGGTCGACAGCCGCACCCGCGGCCTGCTGCGCGCGGTGATCGAAGGCGTGCTCTCGCTGCCGCAAGGCGCGGACGGCATGGCCGAGCTGTCGACCCTGTTCGGCCAGGCCGACCAGCTGCGCAGCCTGACCCCGGCCCGTTCCGAAGCCGATGGCCACACCGGCCTGCCGGCTTCCTTCACCGGCGCCTGGAAGGCGGTCGAGACCATCGAGTCGCTGGCCACCTTCCTGTTCGCGGCGGTGTCGGTCCAGCGTCCGAGCGGCATGACCCTGGCCCAGTTCCTGCAGGTCGGCATGACCCTGCGCCAGCGCGCCGGCATCGATACGCTCGAGCGCGGCCTGAAGCTGCCGGCCCAGGGCAAGTCGCAGGAACAGCTGCGCAACTACGCGATGCAGTCGCTGCGCCGCGCCCAGCAGCGCCTCCTGATGCAGGTGATCGAGCGCTCGGCCCAGGCAGGCGATCCGCTGGCGGCCGTGGACGAAGTGGTGCGTGCGCGCGGCCTGAGCGGCTTCGAGCAGCCGGTCGACCTCGAGCAGGCCATGCTGGACGTCTGGTCGCTGTCGGAAGGCGCCAGCCCCGAGCGCCTGGCGGCGTAAGGCGATGAGCGCCGCTCCCGCTGCGCCCCTGCCCGAGGCGGTGCGCGCCCTGGCCGAAGGCGACTTCGGCACGGTCGCGCAGCGCTTCGCGCAGGCGGGATTCGAGGTCGCCCTGCCGGCGCCCGGCATCTTCACGGTGAGGAGCGCCGCACGCGATGCGGCGCGCCCGAGCGTGCTGGTGTCGGTCGGCGTGCACGGCGACGAGACCGGGCCGATCGAAATGACGGCCCACGTGGTCGAGGCCTTGTCGCGCGAGCCGCAAGCGCTGGCGGTGGACCTGATGCTGTGCGTCGGGAACATCGATGCGATCGCGGCCGGCAAGCGTTTCATCGACGCCGACCTGAACCGCATGTTCCGCGCCGAGCGCGGCGCGCTGGCCGCCAGCTTCGAGGCCGGCCGTGCCGACGTGATCATCGCGGCCACCCGCGCCTTCTTCGAGGGCGCGGGTCCGCAGCGCTGGCACCTGGACCTGCACACGGCGATCAGGCCCTCGCACTATCCGATGTTCGCGATCGTGCCTGAGCTGATCGCGCAGCAGCCGCGCGAGCGGCTGATTGGCTGGCTGGGGGAGGCGGGCATCCAGGCCGTGATCATGAACCCGAAGTCGGCCGGCACCTACAGCTACTACAGTTGCGAGCACCATGGCGCGGCCGGCAGCACGGTCGAGCTGGGGAGGGTGGGGACGCTGGGGCAGAACGACCTGTCGCAGTTCGCCGCCGCATCCCGGGCGCTGACGCGCCTGCTGCGCGGCGAGCCCGACCCCGCGCAGCAGCCGCGGCCGCTGGTGTTCAGGCAGGTGCAGGAAGTGCTCAAGCTGTCCGAGGACTTCCGCATGCACGTCGGGCGCGAAACCTGGAACTTCACGCCGCTCAAGAAGGGCGAGCTGATCGCCCAGGACGGCGCAACGGTTTACACCGTCCAGCACGAGGAAGAGCTGGTGGTGTTTCCCAATCCCGACGTCCGGGTTGGCTTGCGTGCGGGCCTGATGGTCGTCCAGGTGGATTGACCGGCGCGCACAGCGAAGCAGCGTCCCCCAAAACCACGCACCTTAAGCAACGTCATCCCCGCGCAGGCGGGGATCTAAGTTCGATGCGTCCCGTAAACCTCAAACGTAGCGGGTGGGCATGCAAACTTGGATCCCCGCCTGCGCGGGGATGACGTTTTTTGGGGCGTGGGCATGGCGGTTTGGGCAGCGCGGATGACGGTTTGAGCCGCAAGAATGATCTTGTGGGCCGCGCGGACGATGTTTGTATGCTGCTAGACTGGTGTCTTTGCTCTCCGGAGGCACCATGAGCATGCTCTTTTCCCCCTTTGCGCTGGGTCCGATGCAGCTGTCCAACCGCATCGCCATCGCACCGATGTGCCAGTACTCGGCCATCGAAGGCATCGCCACCGACTGGCACATGATCCACCTCGGCAACCTGGCCCTGTCCGGCGCGGCCCTCCTGATCATCGAAGCCACCGCCGTGGTCCCCGAAGGCCGCATCTCGCCCGCCGACCTCGGCCTGTGGTCCGACGCCCATGCGCAAGCCCTGGAACCCATCGTCGCCGCGATCCGCCGCTACTCCCCGATCAAGATCGCGATCCAGCTCGCCCACGCCGGCCGCAAGGCCTCGAGCGAAGTGCCCTGGCTGGGCGGCGCCAACATCCCGCCAACCGAAGAGCGCGGCTGGCAGACCGTGGCGCCGTCTCCCATCCCCCACGCCGAAGGCGAAACCGTGCCGCTGGCGCTCGACGAAGCTGGCCTCGAAAGGGTGCGCGAGGGCTTCGTGAGCGCCGCCCGGCGCGCCCATGCCCTCGGCCTGGACG
Coding sequences within:
- the astD gene encoding succinylglutamate-semialdehyde dehydrogenase, which produces MANLSNYINGEWLAGSGAELATIDPSTGRQTWTSKESTAQDVQRAAQAARDRFEAWALTPLEERIAICARFRDLLKEHGEELAAIIAEEVGKPLWEARTEVATMANKIDISVQSYHARTGESAAKVADGNAVLRHRPHGVFAVFGPYNFPGHLPNGHIVPALIAGNTVVFKPSEYAPRTAVKTVQLWQQAGLPAGVLNLVNGGRDTGVALGQNPLIDGVLFTGSSQTGAALHRQFGGQPGKMLALEMGGNNPLVVWDLKDTPKDIDAAVHHAVMSAFISAGQRCTCARRLIVQDGPQGQAFLDRLVEVASKLQVGPSNADPQPFMGPVVSSAVAARLVQAQADMAAKGGKILLQMRQPDPNAGFVSAGIVDTTDAQGIPDEEWFGPLLQVIRVKDFDAALRVANATEYGLAAALLSPSEALWKRFAVMARAGIVNWNRPTTGAASSAPFGGVGKSGNHRPSAYYAADYCAYPVASIETADLEMPAKLSPGLMF
- the astB gene encoding N-succinylarginine dihydrolase; protein product: MNAREYNFDGLVGPSHNYAGLSFGNVASFNNVRSASNPRQAALQGLAKMRELAARGYAQAVMPPQGRPNFRLLRRLGFSGTDADVLARAWREAPVILACAYSAAPMWTANAATVSPSADTLDGRVHFTAANLNNKLHRSEEYVQATRTLRAIFGNGDRFVVHDALPPVPAFGDEGAANHTRFAAGHGAAGVEFFVYGRVEFDPSAPAPKKYPARQTLEASQAIARLHGLDPARTVFASQNPDVIDQGVFHNDVIAVGNGNVLFYHEQAFADEAGTVDALRRALAGVEADLVPVRVAGSQVPVADAVASYLFNSQLLTRADGRMALVVPHECRENAAVSSYLNGMVGSGGPIEELVEFDLRQSMRNGGGPACLRLRVVLTEEEAAAMHGGVIMTETLYARLVAWVEKHYRDRIEPKDLADPQLAIECAAALEELTRILELPGLYDLS
- a CDS encoding NAD-glutamate dehydrogenase domain-containing protein; the protein is MKDMPQDLRNQTLALVNANPAAGGGSGQVSALIGAWLGSLDDEDLAGTAPESLAPVLWEGFTQLAQRQGPGCQIAKMRYSDGRGCMATALLILNDDMPYLVDSFVIALRKERQVAAGVMNAVVPVRRDAGGVVTAVGEAGAPLESIVLILMSDELDFGELDSLTARIRMVASDAATVHRDAVAMGDRMTAVAAAAAAAGTPEGQEAAAFLEWAKNEGFEPFGYAYYVVKPGARELERDIPSRIGVLKDTTHPVYGTCLANIPGDFETLSRRADTLSIVKADVEGTLHRDQPLDFIGVRDTDAQGKILGEHCFIGLFTRAATLTPLARLPFARGRVAKVLSIAGVRQEGFRAEKFVEILESLPRTEALEAEPEWLAQVCSAVVSLYKQPRPKVFARRDVYRRHLNVLVYLPRERYSAAVGSALAQALQDSSGAREVRVQPLVADGPLARVYLIAHAARYPLDLETDIQQPLLSVLDGWHDRFSLLTNGVEDGAERSALRKLGATLPVSFVTATSPETAFRDLQAVLRNGQPNHVTVRIETGGGNGEDASIRLYSGETVPSLSRILPALQNAGIAVDREQTWTIKTADGVRHNVTALAVDDESGAKLIKPGIVSVAEELFTALFNNEAEDGRMNGLTIEGGLSLREVQLVRAYISYWRQLGSKFSVRYMAETLRTQPALVKDFVTGFLLRFDPSLGESERAAGTAKLASLKAGLSSVNHADTEEIMAALVDLALATVRTNYFQNDGEKMIFKVDTSNLALAPEPRPYREIYVFSRRFEGVHLRGGPVARGGLRWSDRMEDYRTEVLGLVKAQMVKNAVIVPAGSKGGFVCKQMPKDAAREVVAAEGEAVYRLFIASLLEVTDNRVRGAVVPPEATVRYDQDDPYLVVAADKGTATFSDIANSIAVKRGFWLGDAFASGGSNGYDHKKMGITAKGAFEAVKRHFYELGHDLNTTPITVVGVGDMSGDVFGNGVLLSRQLKLVAAFDHRHIFLDPTPDVEVSFKERQRMFALPRSSWEDYDKSLISQGGGVFPRSARSIELSPQVRAALDIEETVLAPEELMHRILKAPVDLFYNGGIGTYIKSSNETHAQVKDRANDRIRVNGNELRCKVVAEGGNLGATQAGRIEFALAGGRIFTDAIDNSAGVDCSDHEVNIKIWLDTEVNMGKLGEADRNRILNEMTGAVEDLVLRDNTLQTHLLTREAQAQANASVVDGYTALIANLESEGAVSRELEQLPSDAELARRKSLGLGLTAPELAVVIANVKNRFKRTLSALDLTSESWAQSLLRPYFPAQLVATRDPLDHPLANAILATVLANEAVNRCGPLMLRDLAAEHRVDETEVVKAWARAWSALHLAPVFDALDADALKVPREVSMAVDSRTRGLLRAVIEGVLSLPQGADGMAELSTLFGQADQLRSLTPARSEADGHTGLPASFTGAWKAVETIESLATFLFAAVSVQRPSGMTLAQFLQVGMTLRQRAGIDTLERGLKLPAQGKSQEQLRNYAMQSLRRAQQRLLMQVIERSAQAGDPLAAVDEVVRARGLSGFEQPVDLEQAMLDVWSLSEGASPERLAA
- a CDS encoding succinylglutamate desuccinylase — its product is MSAAPAAPLPEAVRALAEGDFGTVAQRFAQAGFEVALPAPGIFTVRSAARDAARPSVLVSVGVHGDETGPIEMTAHVVEALSREPQALAVDLMLCVGNIDAIAAGKRFIDADLNRMFRAERGALAASFEAGRADVIIAATRAFFEGAGPQRWHLDLHTAIRPSHYPMFAIVPELIAQQPRERLIGWLGEAGIQAVIMNPKSAGTYSYYSCEHHGAAGSTVELGRVGTLGQNDLSQFAAASRALTRLLRGEPDPAQQPRPLVFRQVQEVLKLSEDFRMHVGRETWNFTPLKKGELIAQDGATVYTVQHEEELVVFPNPDVRVGLRAGLMVVQVD